Below is a window of Desmonostoc muscorum LEGE 12446 DNA.
ACCGATACTCAACTGATGCTTGCACATAACTGCGTCCACTGCTTAATGCTCCTTCTTCGTAACCCCGAACCGAGTTGCTACCGCCAATGGTAAAGGCTTCGTAGGGGGGCAAGTCACCAAGGACAGTTCCTGCTTGCAGATTAAATGCTAGGGTTTGTGCCCCTTTGCTAAGACGAATTAATTGGACGGGGATATATTGACTGTAGCTACCACGTAATCTGGTAAGTAAAATATTACCTTCTCCTATGGGTACTGACTGATCGATCCCGAAGCGGAGATAAGAACCGCTAGTGGGTTGGAGGGGATTATTACGAAGATCCCGCTGTGCCCCCAGTTGTAATAGTAATAAATCGTCTTGACCTGTACCAGACTCAGTTAATTGAGTGGTGATTAGCTGTCCGGCCTGATTAAGAATGGGATTTCCATCGTCATCGAATAGTGCCGCCTCTGTTCTCCGGTTGCCATCAGCATCTTCACTGGTAACTCGTTGATACTGTAAACCTGCTGAGGCAGTCCAAACTGAACTTTTGTAGGGATTGGAGGATAGGGGACGCGTAAAAGTGACACCGCCACCCAGACGGACAATACGGGGGCGATCCTGAGCATCTGTATCATTTATGCGATCATCCGGGTTAAACGTCCTAATCTCCCGATCTTGGCCATCAAAAACCAACGAAATGGAACTGCGGCGAAAAAGATTAGTTGTGTAGGAAGTCCGGTAAGGATCTCCGGCAATCCAGGGGTCGGTAAACCGCAGGTCAAACAGCAGTTCCCTTTCTCCCACCTGTACTTCTGCTCCCAGTTTTTGGTTTCTGCCATTCAGGTTTTGCTGTTGATAGCTGACTGTACCAAAAAGTCCGCTAGCAGAACTAATCCCTGCCCCAGCGGCAATAGAACCGCTGCTACGTTCAGCCACATTCACTACTACATCCACCTTGCTGGGGTCAGTACCAGGGTCAAGGGAGACATTCACATCCTCAAACAGTCCTAGCCCATACACGCGTTGTAGATCTCTTTGGACTGTGTTGCGGTTGAATACCTGTCCTGGCTTTAATTCTACTTCCCGTGTAATGATGTATTCTTGCGTGCGTCCCCGAATTGGTTGTCCTTTCTCGTCTGTTTCCTGACCGTCTTTATTGCGGAACCGGACTCGAATGTTTTCCACTACCCCTTCTGCTACTTGTAGGGTAACAACTCCGTTTTCAGAGACTTGGGGCGCTCCAATGACGTTGGCTAGTACGTAACCTTGGTCTTGATAGCGCTTGTTTAACTGCTTGATTCCTTCCTGCAAGTCACGCAGGTTTAAAATTTTACCATACTGCTCACGAAATACTTCATCTACAGTGCTGGGTGGTAGTACCGAGGCAACGCCAGTTCCAGGATTAGCTTGCACTTCTACTTTACTTAAAACTGGGTTGGGCTGTACAACAAAGCTCACCCGTACTCCCAGGGGGGTGTCTTCTGGGGTTGCTTGGACATTCGAGAAGAAGCCAGTACCAAAGATGGCGTTAATATCTTCTTGCAGTTGGCTACGGGTTGTGGTTCGTCCTGGTTGGGTACGAATGACTCTGTAAACTTGTTCTTCCAATTCTGGGGATAGTTGCCCAGTCTGGGATCTAATCAGTACTTCCGATACCAGTACGCGGGGATCGGTAGCTTCTGGGGCTGCGCCGGGTTGTGTATTTTCCGGAGTAGTTCCTGGGGCTGGGGCTGGGGCTGGTGTTCGTTGTTGACTATCTGGCAGGGGAATGTCGGGAGTGGAAGATGGTTGTTGAGTATCTTCGGGAGTTGTGGGTAATACAGGTTCTGTTGCAGGGGGATCGACATTCTCTGGGACTGGAGTAGTCTCAGGTGTTGGCAAAGGCGTTGGTTGCTGAATATCTGGGGGTGGAATGTCTGGAGCAGGAGATGGCTGTTGAGCAAGATTGCCATTACTTAGGGTTTGTGCCGCTGTTGGTGTTGTGGAGGTTGGCACTATTACCTCTGGTGTGGCGATCGCTTTTGTTTTTTTGCCAGGGAAAACTGCCACAACACGAGACTGGAGATGTTCAGCCTCTGCAACCTCTGTGGCATTGGGTCGAGATTCTAGACTATTACCAGAGTTAGCCTGACCAGTATCTTTTTCTGGCTGCTGATTTGTTTCTAGTGTCAAAACTTCTGTTGTCTGTTTTGAACTGTTGGCGGTTTGTGCATTTGCACTCGGTGAGCCGCCCAAAGGCACTGCAATTGCTACTGCTGTCAGCAATACTGGATATAAACGCATTTTACTTATGATTCCTCTTCACAACCACACACACACCATCACAAATTAGTCTTTGGGCATTGGGCATTGGGCACTTGTACTGAGCTAAGCCGTTGGCGCAGCCTCTCGTAGAGAAGTATTGGGCATTGGTTCTTCACAAAGGACAAATGACAAATGACAATCCACACGAGTTTAATAGATTTTTCCCAATTTTTTAATTATTATTCTCTACTGCTTTTAGCACTCGCTGTAAAACCTCCTGGTAAGCACCCTCTACATTTCCTAAGTCCCTGCGAAAGCGGTCTTTGTCCATTACCCGACGGTTTGAGTCTTGTTCTGCGGTATCCCACAAACGGCAGGTGTCGGGGCTAATTTCATCTGCCAAGAGCAACTGCTGTTGTGAGTCCAAACCAAATTCTAGTTTGAAGTCTACTAGGGTAATGCCGCACCGCTGCCAAAAGCCACTGAGAAACTCGTTGATTTGCAATGCTAGATGTGTAATTGCGTCCACTTGTTCCGGCGTGGCTAGTTCTAGCAGGTACAGGCGATCGCGTGTCAACAAAGGATCTCCTAATTCGTCGTTTTTGTAATAAAACTCAACCAAAGGCTGTTTCAGAATTGTACCCACTGGCAACCCTGTTTGCTGAGACAGACTGCCAGCAGCAATATTTCTAATCACTACTTCTAAAGGCAAAATCTTGACTGCTCTCACCCGCATCTGATTCGGGGCAGGGCTGTCGATAAAGTGAGTCTTTATACCATTTGCCTCCAACTGTTTAAAAAGCTGGCTCGAAATGCTACAATTAATTTCTCCTTTTCCTTGAATACTGCCACGCTTTTGGGCGTTAAACGCCGTGGCATCATCCTTGAAATCAGCTAACAAGACTTCCGGATCGTCCGTTGCATAGAGAATTTTAGCTTTGCCTTCGTATAGTTTGGAATTAACAGACATGGTGGCAGATAAAGTTTTAGGCGATGGACAATTTTTGTCCTTTGAGGCTTCACCATTTTATCTTTAGTTATTAGCCATTAGCCATTGGGGACTGGAGATTGGG
It encodes the following:
- the purC gene encoding phosphoribosylaminoimidazolesuccinocarboxamide synthase, with protein sequence MSVNSKLYEGKAKILYATDDPEVLLADFKDDATAFNAQKRGSIQGKGEINCSISSQLFKQLEANGIKTHFIDSPAPNQMRVRAVKILPLEVVIRNIAAGSLSQQTGLPVGTILKQPLVEFYYKNDELGDPLLTRDRLYLLELATPEQVDAITHLALQINEFLSGFWQRCGITLVDFKLEFGLDSQQQLLLADEISPDTCRLWDTAEQDSNRRVMDKDRFRRDLGNVEGAYQEVLQRVLKAVENNN
- a CDS encoding BamA/TamA family outer membrane protein — encoded protein: MRLYPVLLTAVAIAVPLGGSPSANAQTANSSKQTTEVLTLETNQQPEKDTGQANSGNSLESRPNATEVAEAEHLQSRVVAVFPGKKTKAIATPEVIVPTSTTPTAAQTLSNGNLAQQPSPAPDIPPPDIQQPTPLPTPETTPVPENVDPPATEPVLPTTPEDTQQPSSTPDIPLPDSQQRTPAPAPAPGTTPENTQPGAAPEATDPRVLVSEVLIRSQTGQLSPELEEQVYRVIRTQPGRTTTRSQLQEDINAIFGTGFFSNVQATPEDTPLGVRVSFVVQPNPVLSKVEVQANPGTGVASVLPPSTVDEVFREQYGKILNLRDLQEGIKQLNKRYQDQGYVLANVIGAPQVSENGVVTLQVAEGVVENIRVRFRNKDGQETDEKGQPIRGRTQEYIITREVELKPGQVFNRNTVQRDLQRVYGLGLFEDVNVSLDPGTDPSKVDVVVNVAERSSGSIAAGAGISSASGLFGTVSYQQQNLNGRNQKLGAEVQVGERELLFDLRFTDPWIAGDPYRTSYTTNLFRRSSISLVFDGQDREIRTFNPDDRINDTDAQDRPRIVRLGGGVTFTRPLSSNPYKSSVWTASAGLQYQRVTSEDADGNRRTEAALFDDDGNPILNQAGQLITTQLTESGTGQDDLLLLQLGAQRDLRNNPLQPTSGSYLRFGIDQSVPIGEGNILLTRLRGSYSQYIPVQLIRLSKGAQTLAFNLQAGTVLGDLPPYEAFTIGGSNSVRGYEEGALSSGRSYVQASVEYRFPVFSVVSGALFFDIGSDLGTTTPAADLLEKNGTGYGYGLGVRVQSPLGPIRIDYGINDDGDSRINFGIGERF